A portion of the Sphaerochaeta pleomorpha str. Grapes genome contains these proteins:
- a CDS encoding cupin domain-containing protein, which yields MKGPRMNFAIVQFQPGLDFKAHLHHVMEENFYILEGTVDIVVDGKVYTLSPGELIHIEPEEVHYVINNGPDVVKMISTLAPYKEVDKVDVENYTYQGK from the coding sequence ATGAAGGGTCCGAGGATGAATTTCGCCATTGTTCAGTTCCAGCCTGGCCTGGATTTCAAGGCACATCTGCATCATGTGATGGAGGAAAACTTCTATATCCTTGAGGGTACTGTCGATATCGTGGTAGATGGTAAGGTCTACACGCTTTCCCCTGGGGAACTCATTCATATTGAGCCGGAAGAAGTCCACTATGTCATCAACAACGGGCCTGATGTAGTAAAGATGATTTCCACCCTTGCCCCGTATAAAGAAGTAGATAAAGTCGATGTGGAGAACTACACGTACCAAGGAAAGTGA
- a CDS encoding phosphonoacetaldehyde reductase, giving the protein MSAQTILVGDPSCLKLKTVLEGYRCKHFLLVCGSSFNSLAIARHFGDLGIPYSVFSSFGPNPRYEDVCKGVDFFCKEGCDCIVAVGGGSSIDVAKCIKLFSSMESGSLYLRQEYKENKVPLIALPTTAGTGSESTRYAVIYYKGEKQSVTHDSLVPSYAILEPSVLDGLPPYQKKCTMLDALCQAIESWWSVNSTPVSREYSQQAVALFLEHYNQYLLNTPQANEGMLLASNWAGRAINITQTTAPHAMSYKLTSVFKIPHGHAVAICLPLVWGYMVNNLDKCVDKRGQEYLNAIFEDISRMLCNGTPHEAISWFQSLLEKLDIQCPQSKDSKVLEMLVDSVNLERLKNSPVLLDSVGLAHIYGKIIIQEKYET; this is encoded by the coding sequence ATGAGCGCCCAGACTATCCTTGTAGGCGACCCTTCTTGCCTGAAACTCAAAACCGTATTGGAAGGATACCGTTGCAAGCATTTTTTGCTGGTATGCGGTTCCTCGTTCAATTCCCTGGCAATTGCCAGGCACTTTGGGGACCTGGGAATCCCTTATTCGGTATTCAGTTCCTTCGGGCCGAACCCGCGTTATGAGGATGTCTGCAAGGGAGTCGATTTCTTTTGCAAGGAAGGATGCGACTGTATCGTTGCCGTGGGAGGGGGGAGCAGTATCGATGTGGCCAAGTGCATCAAGCTTTTCAGTTCCATGGAGTCAGGTTCGCTGTATCTGAGGCAGGAGTACAAGGAAAACAAGGTTCCCCTGATTGCCTTGCCAACAACAGCGGGGACGGGGAGCGAATCAACCAGGTACGCGGTAATCTATTACAAGGGTGAGAAACAGTCGGTCACCCATGACAGCCTGGTTCCCTCCTATGCAATCCTTGAACCGAGCGTTTTGGATGGATTGCCACCTTACCAGAAGAAATGTACTATGCTCGACGCCCTCTGCCAGGCAATCGAATCGTGGTGGTCGGTGAATTCCACGCCCGTGAGCAGGGAATATTCCCAACAGGCCGTAGCCTTGTTCCTAGAACACTACAACCAGTACCTGCTCAATACGCCGCAAGCCAACGAAGGGATGTTGCTTGCCTCCAACTGGGCGGGGAGGGCGATAAACATAACGCAGACTACGGCCCCCCATGCGATGAGCTACAAGCTGACGTCGGTTTTCAAGATCCCCCACGGGCATGCTGTTGCAATCTGTTTGCCTTTGGTCTGGGGGTATATGGTTAATAATCTGGACAAATGCGTCGACAAAAGGGGACAGGAATATCTCAATGCGATATTCGAAGATATTTCCCGGATGCTTTGCAATGGGACTCCCCACGAGGCAATTTCCTGGTTCCAATCCCTATTGGAGAAGCTGGATATCCAATGCCCTCAGTCGAAGGACAGCAAGGTCCTTGAAATGTTGGTGGATTCGGTAAACCTGGAACGCTTGAAAAACTCCCCGGTCTTACTCGATTCTGTTGGGTTGGCGCATATATATGGCAAAATTATCATTCAGGAAAAATACGAAACCTAA
- the aepY gene encoding phosphonopyruvate decarboxylase → MLDPSLFLDYLETINVGFVTGVPDSLLKSFCEEVYGRYGVNSKRHIVSVNEGNAVGLAAGYHLATGKVPLVYLQNSGLGNAVNPATSLTDPAVYGIPVIYLVGWRGEPGVHDEPQHVKQGEITEQLLSVLGIEHMVVSKETTLEDIINQFSKTFSSSLSQGKSVALVVRKGAFQKGSGTFEGHDEELGREEAIGLLAERMGTDDFVISTTGKISRELFEYCKKNKPENSSHNFLTVGSMGHASAIALSVALQESEKTVWCLDGDGAALMHMGGLATIGTMKPENLIHVVLNNEAHESVGGMPTVAGKVDLETIAKACGYASAVTLKTRADLEVLLASGLGAIAKPALIQVLVSTGAREDLMRPDTTPLQNKEAFMGALRV, encoded by the coding sequence ATGTTGGACCCATCCCTTTTTTTGGATTATCTTGAAACAATCAATGTAGGTTTCGTTACGGGAGTCCCCGATTCCCTCTTGAAGAGCTTCTGTGAGGAAGTCTATGGGCGCTATGGGGTGAACTCGAAGCGGCACATCGTCTCCGTGAACGAAGGCAATGCCGTGGGCCTGGCAGCCGGCTACCACCTGGCAACCGGTAAGGTTCCCCTTGTCTACCTGCAGAACAGCGGGCTTGGCAATGCGGTGAACCCTGCCACCTCCCTCACAGACCCAGCCGTGTACGGGATCCCTGTCATATACCTGGTGGGATGGAGGGGTGAGCCTGGGGTTCATGACGAGCCCCAGCATGTAAAGCAGGGGGAGATAACCGAGCAGTTGCTGTCTGTCCTGGGTATAGAACATATGGTCGTAAGCAAGGAAACCACCCTTGAAGATATCATAAACCAGTTCTCAAAAACATTTTCCTCTTCCCTGTCACAAGGGAAAAGCGTAGCTTTGGTAGTCCGTAAGGGTGCATTCCAGAAAGGAAGCGGTACCTTTGAGGGGCATGACGAGGAACTTGGGAGGGAGGAAGCCATCGGGCTGCTGGCCGAGAGGATGGGGACTGACGATTTTGTCATCTCCACCACCGGTAAGATATCGCGGGAGCTGTTCGAGTATTGCAAGAAAAACAAACCGGAAAACTCCTCGCATAATTTTTTGACCGTAGGGTCCATGGGTCATGCAAGTGCCATTGCGCTTTCAGTTGCCCTGCAGGAAAGTGAAAAGACCGTGTGGTGCCTTGACGGGGACGGGGCTGCACTCATGCATATGGGTGGGCTGGCTACCATCGGGACGATGAAACCGGAAAACCTCATCCACGTGGTGCTGAACAACGAGGCCCACGAATCGGTCGGGGGAATGCCCACCGTTGCAGGAAAGGTTGACCTCGAAACCATTGCGAAAGCCTGTGGATATGCAAGTGCCGTAACCTTGAAAACGAGGGCAGACCTGGAAGTCCTGCTAGCCTCAGGTCTCGGCGCCATTGCGAAACCTGCCCTCATTCAGGTACTCGTGAGCACCGGTGCCCGGGAGGACCTTATGCGCCCCGATACCACACCCCTGCAGAACAAGGAAGCTTTCATGGGAGCCTTGAGGGTATGA
- the aepX gene encoding phosphoenolpyruvate mutase, whose protein sequence is MKKVYVAMSADIIHVGHVNLLNKASELGELYVGVLTDEAIAEYKRYPLMPLEQRMGIIGSLKGVDHVLVQETLDYEKNLREVKPDYVVHGDDWRTGVQSTMREKVIALLGEWGGELVEYPYTAGVSIEQLRGKIDSQGVLPETRRSRLSNLLRIKKVVRVLEAHNGLSGLIVENTRVVKGDRLEGFDAMWVSSLCDSTAKGKPDIELVDMSSRLDTINQIMEVTTKPIILDGDTGGLLEHFVFNVKTLERIGVSAVIIEDKIGLKRNSLFGNEVAQQQDSIENFCRKITAGKQAQQTKDFMIIARIESLILEQGMEDALKRAGAYVRAGADAVMIHSRKKDPAEIFEFCDTFGMQFPHVPIVVVPSSFNSVYEEELAKHNVRVVIYANHLIRSAFPAMQRTAQLILENGRCKEASENCMSIKDIITLIPGAE, encoded by the coding sequence ATGAAGAAAGTATATGTAGCGATGAGTGCCGACATCATCCATGTTGGACATGTCAACTTGCTGAACAAGGCAAGCGAACTCGGGGAACTGTATGTGGGGGTCCTTACCGACGAAGCTATCGCCGAATACAAACGCTATCCGCTGATGCCCTTAGAGCAGCGTATGGGGATTATAGGGTCTCTTAAGGGTGTTGACCATGTCCTGGTCCAGGAAACGCTGGACTATGAGAAGAACCTGAGGGAGGTCAAACCCGACTACGTGGTGCACGGGGATGACTGGAGGACCGGGGTCCAGAGCACGATGCGGGAAAAAGTCATCGCCCTGCTCGGTGAATGGGGCGGGGAACTGGTGGAATACCCCTATACTGCAGGGGTGAGTATTGAGCAGCTGAGGGGCAAGATTGACTCCCAAGGTGTCCTGCCCGAAACCAGGCGGAGCCGTCTTTCCAACCTGTTGAGGATCAAGAAGGTTGTCAGAGTGCTTGAGGCCCACAACGGGCTTTCCGGCCTCATCGTGGAGAATACGCGGGTTGTCAAGGGAGACAGGCTGGAAGGGTTCGATGCCATGTGGGTTTCCTCTCTCTGCGACTCAACGGCCAAGGGTAAGCCGGACATCGAGCTAGTCGACATGTCCTCCCGCCTCGATACCATCAACCAGATCATGGAAGTGACGACCAAGCCCATCATCCTTGACGGCGATACCGGCGGATTGCTCGAGCATTTCGTGTTCAACGTGAAGACGCTGGAGCGCATCGGGGTGTCCGCTGTCATTATTGAGGACAAGATAGGGCTCAAGAGGAATTCCCTGTTCGGTAACGAGGTTGCCCAGCAACAGGATTCCATAGAGAATTTCTGCCGGAAGATAACCGCGGGCAAACAGGCCCAGCAGACGAAGGATTTCATGATCATTGCCCGTATCGAGAGCCTGATCCTCGAACAGGGGATGGAGGACGCCTTGAAACGGGCGGGTGCCTACGTCCGTGCAGGTGCCGACGCGGTTATGATCCATAGCCGGAAGAAAGACCCTGCGGAGATATTCGAGTTCTGCGATACCTTTGGGATGCAATTCCCCCATGTCCCCATAGTGGTTGTTCCCTCTTCTTTCAATAGCGTCTACGAGGAAGAGCTGGCCAAACATAACGTACGCGTGGTCATCTATGCCAACCATCTCATCCGTAGTGCCTTTCCTGCAATGCAGCGTACCGCCCAGTTGATACTGGAAAACGGAAGGTGCAAGGAAGCGAGCGAGAACTGTATGTCGATCAAGGATATCATCACATTGATACCCGGTGCAGAATAG
- a CDS encoding NTP transferase domain-containing protein: protein MQAIILNSGKGSRLKELTTSNPKCLVALDSGNTLLSRQIDRLAECGITDIIITTGYLEGKIKQYLQDKYPSMAIRFVYNEEYDTTNYIVSLDKLCSMVFPSDILLMHGDLLFSGEVLQSVMEAPKSTVVVDSLAPIPEKDFKARIGDDGLVKQIGIDVFGDGCLACQPLYKLLGTDWAAWQGAIHSFCLGGQTNVYAENALNSILGRVQLGTYDAKGLLCMEVDNQEDLARARGLLGFKV from the coding sequence ATGCAAGCAATTATATTGAATTCAGGCAAAGGCTCGCGCCTGAAGGAACTGACAACCAGCAATCCAAAATGCCTTGTTGCCTTGGACTCTGGGAACACCCTCCTGTCAAGGCAGATTGACCGCCTGGCTGAGTGCGGGATAACCGATATTATCATCACGACAGGATATCTCGAAGGCAAGATAAAGCAATACCTGCAGGACAAGTATCCTTCAATGGCCATCAGGTTTGTCTATAACGAGGAATACGATACCACGAATTACATAGTATCACTGGATAAGCTTTGTAGCATGGTTTTCCCATCAGATATCCTTCTGATGCACGGGGACCTGTTGTTCTCGGGTGAGGTTCTTCAGTCTGTCATGGAGGCTCCCAAGAGTACGGTGGTCGTCGATTCCCTTGCCCCTATTCCCGAGAAGGATTTCAAGGCCAGGATAGGTGACGATGGGCTGGTGAAGCAGATAGGCATCGATGTGTTCGGGGATGGTTGCCTTGCATGCCAGCCTCTGTATAAGCTTCTCGGTACCGATTGGGCTGCCTGGCAGGGGGCGATACATTCTTTCTGCCTTGGGGGACAGACCAATGTATATGCAGAGAATGCCCTCAATTCGATACTGGGAAGGGTTCAGTTGGGAACCTATGATGCAAAAGGTTTGCTGTGCATGGAAGTGGACAACCAGGAGGACCTGGCCAGGGCCAGGGGACTTCTTGGGTTCAAGGTATAG
- a CDS encoding CDP-glycerol glycerophosphotransferase family protein, whose amino-acid sequence MLLLYIDPGTGSMLFSIIIGLVTMLYFVAKAALIKVKFFLTGGKAVASNKNRYPFVIYSESERYWSVFKPILDAFEKRQISVMYFTSAEKDPFFSNPYSYINGEFIGEGNKAFTRLNFLEADICLMTTPGLDVYQLKRSRGVKHYAHVLHSVADATSYRLFGLDYFDSVFLSGTYQEAHIRILEEQRGIAKKELVVVGCTYLDMLNQQLSTFEPDENHLFTVLVAPSWGSNGILSKYGERLLDPLVETGFQIIVRPHPQSIQSEKAVLERLQRRYASSSNLEWNYSRENIGTLFRSDIMISDFSGVIFDYSFLLDRPFLYVNANFDDRPYDGGSIDEEPWKFKILPEIGVELIESSFPTIKEVLLDTVQNETLTKNRLQAKETAWQFRGHSGEKIVDYLAAKQKELGL is encoded by the coding sequence ATGTTGCTGTTGTATATAGATCCCGGAACGGGAAGTATGTTGTTCTCTATCATCATTGGTTTAGTTACCATGCTCTATTTTGTTGCCAAGGCAGCGCTGATAAAGGTCAAATTTTTTCTCACCGGAGGAAAGGCTGTTGCTTCAAATAAGAATAGGTATCCTTTTGTTATCTACTCTGAGAGTGAGCGATACTGGAGTGTTTTCAAACCTATCCTTGACGCCTTCGAGAAGAGACAAATTTCTGTCATGTATTTTACATCAGCTGAGAAAGACCCGTTCTTTTCGAACCCATATTCCTATATAAACGGTGAATTTATCGGGGAAGGGAATAAGGCTTTCACTCGTCTGAACTTTCTTGAGGCTGATATCTGCCTTATGACCACCCCAGGCCTTGATGTCTACCAGCTTAAGAGATCAAGGGGGGTCAAACATTATGCCCATGTTCTCCATTCTGTGGCCGATGCTACTTCATATAGACTCTTCGGATTGGATTATTTTGATTCAGTATTTCTTTCAGGTACATATCAAGAAGCCCATATTCGCATTTTAGAAGAGCAACGGGGAATAGCGAAAAAAGAACTTGTTGTGGTCGGATGCACGTATTTGGATATGCTCAATCAACAACTTTCTACCTTTGAGCCAGATGAGAACCACTTATTTACCGTTCTTGTAGCTCCTTCTTGGGGAAGTAATGGGATTCTGAGTAAATATGGAGAGCGTTTGCTTGATCCACTTGTGGAGACCGGTTTCCAAATTATTGTACGTCCTCATCCTCAATCTATACAATCAGAGAAAGCTGTTTTAGAGAGATTGCAGAGACGGTATGCGTCAAGTAGTAATCTTGAGTGGAATTATTCTAGGGAAAATATTGGAACACTTTTTCGATCTGATATCATGATTTCAGATTTCTCAGGGGTCATTTTTGATTACTCTTTCTTATTAGATCGTCCATTTTTGTATGTCAATGCGAATTTTGATGATCGGCCTTATGATGGGGGAAGTATAGATGAAGAGCCTTGGAAGTTTAAGATTTTGCCAGAGATTGGCGTTGAGCTGATAGAGAGCAGTTTTCCTACTATCAAAGAGGTGTTACTTGATACTGTGCAAAATGAGACTCTTACCAAAAACCGACTGCAAGCAAAGGAAACTGCTTGGCAGTTTCGCGGACATAGTGGAGAAAAGATTGTTGACTATCTAGCAGCAAAACAAAAAGAACTGGGGTTGTGA
- a CDS encoding sulfatase-like hydrolase/transferase — protein MTIQKEFTEHKQNVLENQAKGSDVEGLKPVFHLSKEGKNVVVLFLDRAINAYFPYALEQIPELREQLDGFVYYPNTVSFGTDTLYGAPAMMGGYEYTPGEINKRDNEKLVDKHNEATLVLPKLFLDAGYSVTVTDPPFCNYKWEGDYTPFKPYPEIKVMNIQGKYAVQYKKDFSDVLDWNTNAESKIIKKRLPMFSLMKALAPLLRKTIYDTGRYFLVDENSQDIDIFLNSYSTLYYLDSITDYTAEGNTYTFIDNQTAHSPVFLQAPEYEPRSRVTDISTPFDEMTRLSEKDIATYHVYVAALKRIGIWLEKLKKDGMYDNTRIFIVADHGKDLFNPLFKDFDNAMNDYSRYNPLLLVKDFNSKDRLRTDSTFMTNADLPQLAIENLEVSKVNPFTGKNLLESVQKQKVQVYTGSWDPKKNLGTQFSFDYSRSFTVHDDISIETNWSPIIVK, from the coding sequence ATGACCATTCAGAAGGAATTTACGGAACACAAACAGAATGTGTTGGAAAATCAAGCAAAAGGAAGTGATGTAGAGGGATTGAAACCTGTTTTTCATCTTTCAAAAGAAGGAAAGAACGTAGTAGTTCTCTTCCTTGATCGCGCTATTAATGCTTATTTCCCCTATGCCCTTGAACAAATTCCAGAATTGAGAGAACAGCTGGATGGATTTGTTTATTACCCGAATACTGTATCCTTTGGTACTGATACTTTATATGGGGCCCCTGCAATGATGGGAGGCTATGAGTATACCCCAGGAGAAATCAATAAACGGGATAACGAAAAACTTGTAGATAAACATAATGAGGCTACCCTCGTTTTGCCTAAGCTTTTTCTCGATGCAGGATATTCTGTCACCGTAACTGATCCTCCATTCTGTAATTATAAGTGGGAAGGTGATTATACTCCTTTCAAGCCATATCCTGAAATTAAGGTAATGAATATTCAAGGAAAATATGCTGTCCAATATAAGAAAGATTTCAGTGACGTCTTGGATTGGAATACAAATGCTGAAAGCAAAATCATAAAAAAGCGTCTTCCTATGTTTTCCCTGATGAAGGCCCTGGCACCTTTGCTTAGAAAAACGATATATGATACTGGCAGATATTTCTTAGTGGATGAAAATTCGCAAGATATTGATATTTTTTTAAATTCATATTCGACTCTTTATTATCTGGATTCCATTACTGATTATACAGCCGAAGGAAACACCTATACATTTATAGATAATCAAACAGCTCATAGCCCGGTCTTCTTACAGGCTCCGGAGTATGAACCACGAAGTAGGGTAACAGATATCTCTACTCCTTTTGATGAAATGACTAGGCTTAGTGAAAAAGATATTGCCACCTACCATGTCTATGTTGCTGCCCTCAAGCGTATTGGCATATGGCTTGAAAAATTAAAAAAAGACGGGATGTATGATAATACTCGTATTTTTATCGTTGCGGACCACGGCAAGGATTTATTCAACCCGCTATTTAAAGATTTCGATAATGCCATGAACGACTATAGTAGGTATAACCCCTTGCTTCTCGTTAAGGATTTCAATTCAAAAGATAGACTAAGGACAGATTCCACTTTTATGACCAATGCTGACCTTCCTCAGCTCGCCATTGAAAATCTAGAAGTTTCGAAAGTGAACCCATTTACGGGAAAGAACCTTCTAGAAAGTGTCCAGAAGCAAAAGGTCCAGGTTTATACCGGTTCCTGGGATCCCAAGAAAAACCTTGGAACCCAATTTTCCTTTGATTATTCAAGAAGTTTTACGGTTCATGATGACATCTCCATTGAAACTAATTGGAGTCCTATTATCGTTAAGTAA